From Borrelia sp. RT5S, the proteins below share one genomic window:
- a CDS encoding chemotaxis protein CheW, protein MELETDLQSMLSQYLLFSLDELYAIEIKYVVEVLEYTKISKIPRTPDYMAGIINNRGKIVPIIDIRKQFGMEERKISEEEIKKNKEVDVSNIIILTLTYEGDEFNLGILVDYVNEVLELDPASIDDTPKIGTGFNARFISGIGKSKNRFIIILDIENLFDVKELSKFRNTTIYDPDNEQ, encoded by the coding sequence ATGGAATTAGAAACGGATTTGCAGAGTATGCTGAGCCAGTATCTTCTGTTTAGCTTGGATGAACTTTATGCCATCGAGATTAAATATGTGGTTGAAGTACTAGAATACACTAAAATATCGAAAATACCAAGAACACCTGATTATATGGCGGGGATAATTAACAATCGGGGGAAAATAGTTCCGATAATCGATATTAGAAAGCAGTTTGGTATGGAAGAACGCAAGATTAGCGAGGAGGAAATTAAAAAAAATAAGGAAGTTGATGTTTCAAATATCATTATATTGACTCTAACATATGAAGGCGACGAGTTTAATCTTGGAATTTTGGTAGATTATGTTAACGAGGTTCTTGAATTAGATCCGGCTAGTATTGATGATACCCCAAAGATTGGTACGGGGTTTAACGCTAGGTTTATCTCAGGGATTGGCAAGAGTAAAAATAGGTTTATCATTATTCTTGACATAGAGAATTTGTTTGATGTTAAGGAACTTTCCAAATTT
- the htpG gene encoding molecular chaperone HtpG, whose product MKKQFDTEVNDLLYLIIHSLYSHKEIFLRELISNASDAIDKLKFLNLTDEKFKGINLDPRIEISFDDKIIRIKDNGIGMDKEDLINHLGVIAKSGTKEFINNLKKDEKKASSLIGQFGVGFYSAFIVSEKVEVRTKKALEENAYIWSSDGKTGYEINQTEKDGMGTEITLYLNEEGTEYASKWKIQEIIKKYSNHINYPIFIKYREPLMKDGKQEGFEDKEDKANETTAIWIKNKSEITDEEYNEFYKNLTFDYENPLIHIHTKAEGSIEYINLFYVPSKAPYDLYYPNPKSGVRLFINRVFITDSEGSLLPNYLRFIKGVIDCQDLPLNVSREILQQNKTLSKIKLSSVKKILGELEKLSESDSSKFAEFSKEFGRCLKEGVYSDFDNRKKLISLIRFKSSSVDGLVSLKEYKARMPEGQKSIYYITGGRENILKANPIVTAYKERGYETLIMDDELDEAILNFITEYDGTKLKAVNKNETSDELKDANFKKTEEEFKDVLLRVKEILKDQVKDVLLSATLIKEPSAIIIDSADPTYQMQRIMLSMGQEVRETKPILELNPNNKIVQNLKNLDGESLEKISIILLEEAIVTSGLPSKNPSQFISILNEILEKNM is encoded by the coding sequence ATGAAAAAACAATTTGACACAGAAGTTAATGATTTGCTTTATTTGATCATACACTCGCTCTATTCCCATAAAGAGATATTTTTACGAGAACTAATATCAAACGCTTCCGATGCGATTGATAAACTTAAATTTTTAAACTTAACAGATGAGAAATTTAAAGGTATTAACCTAGATCCAAGGATAGAAATAAGCTTTGATGACAAAATCATTAGAATTAAAGATAACGGTATTGGAATGGATAAAGAGGATCTAATTAATCATCTTGGGGTAATTGCAAAATCAGGCACCAAAGAATTTATTAATAACTTAAAAAAAGATGAAAAGAAAGCCTCAAGTTTAATTGGACAGTTTGGAGTTGGATTTTACAGTGCTTTCATCGTATCGGAAAAAGTTGAAGTTAGAACAAAAAAGGCCCTAGAAGAGAATGCCTATATCTGGTCTAGTGACGGAAAGACAGGGTATGAAATAAACCAAACGGAAAAAGATGGGATGGGCACCGAAATAACCCTTTACCTTAATGAAGAAGGAACTGAGTATGCTAGTAAGTGGAAAATTCAAGAGATTATAAAAAAATATTCAAACCATATTAACTATCCTATATTCATTAAATATAGGGAACCCTTAATGAAAGATGGAAAACAAGAGGGATTTGAAGACAAAGAAGATAAAGCAAACGAAACTACGGCAATTTGGATAAAAAACAAAAGTGAAATTACTGATGAAGAATACAATGAATTTTATAAAAATCTAACTTTTGACTACGAAAATCCACTTATCCATATTCATACAAAAGCTGAAGGAAGCATTGAGTACATCAACCTCTTCTATGTACCAAGCAAGGCTCCTTACGATCTATACTACCCAAATCCTAAGTCTGGTGTGAGGCTATTCATAAACAGAGTTTTTATAACAGATTCTGAGGGCAGCTTACTTCCAAATTACTTAAGATTTATAAAAGGAGTAATAGATTGTCAAGACTTACCGCTCAACGTAAGCAGGGAGATCCTACAGCAAAATAAAACACTATCCAAAATCAAGTTGTCTTCTGTAAAAAAAATACTAGGAGAACTTGAAAAACTAAGTGAATCGGATTCTTCCAAGTTTGCTGAGTTTTCAAAAGAATTTGGCAGGTGTTTAAAAGAGGGAGTTTATTCTGACTTTGATAACAGGAAAAAACTTATATCCTTGATTAGATTCAAATCTTCTAGCGTGGATGGTCTTGTCTCTTTGAAAGAATATAAAGCTAGAATGCCTGAGGGACAGAAAAGCATATATTATATAACCGGAGGAAGAGAAAACATATTAAAAGCCAATCCAATTGTAACTGCTTACAAAGAAAGAGGGTACGAGACTCTTATTATGGATGATGAACTCGATGAGGCTATTTTAAATTTCATTACAGAATACGACGGAACAAAACTAAAAGCAGTAAATAAAAACGAAACAAGTGATGAATTAAAAGATGCAAACTTTAAAAAAACCGAAGAAGAATTTAAAGATGTCTTATTAAGAGTAAAGGAAATACTTAAAGACCAGGTTAAAGATGTTTTGTTATCAGCCACATTAATAAAAGAACCATCAGCAATCATTATTGACAGTGCTGACCCTACCTATCAAATGCAAAGAATCATGCTGTCAATGGGACAAGAAGTGAGGGAAACAAAACCTATTCTTGAACTCAACCCAAATAACAAAATAGTCCAAAACTTAAAAAACTTAGACGGCGAAAGCCTGGAGAAAATAAGCATCATACTTCTTGAAGAAGCAATAGTAACCTCAGGCCTGCCTAGCAAAAACCCAAGTCAATTCATTAGCATTCTAAACGAAATTTTAGAGAAAAATATGTAA
- a CDS encoding BAPKO_0422 family outer member beta-barrel protein, with product MRKLALIIFLLLITWSDMFGRNSYLNRGVGFGGSIGNPVFNYVMSFPFIDVEIGYGGTNGMIISGRGIDSKKYDFNLFALAALDLIFTIPLIEELSIGLGIGGSMHIASRKSDLINLQLGFGVRTPIVLFYDLAEKVEIGFKIAPSIEFISNTRSLAYHHLYAGLKTNITGGIFAKYYL from the coding sequence ATGAGGAAACTGGCACTAATAATATTTTTACTATTAATTACGTGGTCTGATATGTTTGGAAGAAATTCATATCTAAACAGAGGAGTGGGGTTTGGAGGCAGTATTGGGAACCCCGTTTTCAATTATGTTATGTCCTTCCCGTTCATTGATGTTGAAATAGGATATGGAGGTACAAACGGAATGATTATATCCGGCCGCGGAATTGACTCAAAAAAATACGACTTCAACCTATTTGCACTCGCAGCTCTAGATTTGATCTTCACAATACCATTGATAGAAGAACTATCTATTGGACTAGGCATTGGAGGAAGCATGCATATAGCATCTCGCAAATCAGATCTAATAAACCTACAATTGGGATTTGGAGTCAGAACACCAATAGTTCTTTTTTACGACCTAGCAGAAAAGGTAGAAATAGGTTTTAAAATAGCACCTTCAATAGAATTTATATCAAACACAAGATCTCTTGCATATCATCATCTCTATGCAGGCCTTAAGACAAACATAACGGGAGGGATATTTGCAAAATACTATCTTTAA
- a CDS encoding xanthine dehydrogenase family protein subunit M — translation MSGIRVYYPENFNSLVGLFDRELSNYIVYNEIDFHKNIEIFKEKDKASNFFLVNNFERFKKVSLKSNFLEIGPCVTYNEILKFGERNIPRLFYELIAKLDDKIYLNSVNIANGFYYKNTVFDLHPLFLSLDAQLEFRDVLTRKTYTYSAYSVNRDDYIQRRNTLFLTKLKFPITNLWNKSFYGRVFVDTFSFEMLENVNVIFICVLLNIKRDVISDFLIKIFYDDKVITLRDSQVLLLNKSLPLSISEIEDSLKMLDKNVRDAKNCSFGERDLKLIKSFYFDILVSF, via the coding sequence ATGAGCGGCATAAGAGTATATTACCCGGAAAATTTTAATTCACTTGTTGGTTTGTTTGATAGGGAATTAAGTAATTATATTGTGTATAACGAAATTGATTTTCATAAAAATATTGAAATTTTTAAAGAAAAAGACAAAGCAAGTAATTTTTTTTTGGTCAATAATTTTGAAAGATTTAAAAAAGTTTCACTTAAGAGTAATTTTTTAGAAATAGGTCCATGTGTTACTTACAATGAAATATTGAAATTTGGAGAGAGAAATATTCCAAGATTATTTTATGAGCTCATTGCAAAATTAGATGATAAAATATACTTAAACAGTGTTAACATTGCCAACGGGTTTTATTATAAGAACACTGTTTTTGATTTGCATCCTTTGTTTTTAAGCCTCGATGCGCAACTTGAATTTAGAGATGTTTTAACTAGAAAAACTTATACTTATAGTGCCTATAGTGTTAATAGGGATGATTACATACAAAGGCGCAATACTTTGTTTTTAACTAAATTAAAATTTCCAATTACAAATCTGTGGAACAAAAGCTTTTATGGTAGAGTGTTTGTTGATACTTTTTCATTTGAAATGTTAGAAAATGTAAACGTCATTTTTATTTGTGTTCTTTTAAATATCAAAAGAGACGTTATAAGCGATTTTTTGATAAAAATATTTTATGATGACAAGGTTATTACTTTAAGGGATTCTCAAGTTTTGCTTCTTAATAAATCTTTGCCTTTGTCGATTTCTGAGATTGAAGATTCTCTTAAAATGTTGGATAAAAATGTTAGAGATGCTAAAAACTGTAGCTTTGGCGAGAGGGACTTGAAGCTCATTAAAAGTTTCTATTTTGATATATTGGTTAGTTTTTGA
- a CDS encoding DUF3996 domain-containing protein, which produces MKKKITIIIITLVFCLSPVFANSTSRSKFGAGILLPFPIALELNIGNVDIDFGLYSGANNLFKDWKTLFLALDYIFYAYTFPGAANVLELAVGGGAYGTMWLSRWSNSQANSGPMNVGARLPLLLNLAISRHRFDLFLKVAPGLGMNIWSKGVGFRWEVFAGLGFRFWFV; this is translated from the coding sequence GTGAAAAAAAAGATTACAATCATTATAATAACGTTAGTGTTTTGCTTAAGTCCTGTTTTTGCAAATTCAACATCAAGAAGTAAATTCGGTGCAGGGATTTTATTGCCGTTTCCCATTGCATTAGAATTAAACATTGGGAACGTGGATATAGATTTTGGCCTCTACAGCGGTGCAAACAACTTATTTAAAGATTGGAAAACCCTGTTTCTTGCATTAGATTACATTTTCTACGCATATACCTTCCCAGGCGCAGCTAACGTTTTGGAGCTTGCTGTGGGGGGCGGTGCTTACGGCACTATGTGGTTATCGAGGTGGAGCAATAGCCAAGCAAACAGTGGCCCAATGAACGTAGGTGCGAGACTGCCCTTACTTTTAAATCTTGCAATATCTAGGCACAGATTTGATTTATTTTTAAAAGTAGCGCCCGGTCTTGGAATGAATATTTGGAGCAAAGGAGTAGGTTTTAGATGGGAAGTATTTGCAGGGCTTGGATTTAGGTTCTGGTTTGTGTAA
- the ptsP gene encoding phosphoenolpyruvate--protein phosphotransferase translates to MTLSGKRISKGIGIGEALFIRKDFDGLIDKSKIDSSQVDGEIKKFNDAKVRAVSALEKLTRKAVAQLGADKEGIFEGQMLIIEDDELTDTVLNFIRHENCGAAYAVYLSFEELIKGMEEYTDVYLKERASDFRDIRNRLVSNILGQLTDLSEINRDVVLITEELTPSDTMQVDLSYVKGFLTTVGGETSHAAILARTMELPALVMSPLDISNIKDGDRLIIDGLSSIVINNPSTSELNKYMNKILKHNEMEEELFSLKNKNAETKDGITISLKANIGTPADISYVNKYGLEGIGLFRTEFLYMESVKPPTEDEQFEAYKRVVETVEKKGVVTIRTLDIGGDKEIPYLHFPKEDNPFLGYRALRMYMDYEELVQVQFNAIFRASHYGKVRIMVPMLTRYEDIDIIEHFVGRARENLRSRNLPFDEDLEIGCMIEVPSAALIATEISSRLKFFSIGTNDLTQYTLAVDRGNQKISNLYDKYNPAVLRLIKNVFDAGNSSGIDVSVCGELGGDEAGALILVGLGFRSLSMVPSASLRIKYLLKKYTISELGELANRALNSKLESETLKYLDKFIGD, encoded by the coding sequence ATGACTTTATCGGGAAAAAGAATATCTAAGGGGATAGGTATAGGAGAGGCTCTTTTTATTAGAAAAGATTTTGATGGTTTGATTGATAAATCAAAAATTGATTCTTCTCAAGTTGACGGTGAGATAAAAAAGTTTAATGACGCTAAGGTTAGAGCTGTTTCTGCGCTTGAAAAGCTTACAAGGAAGGCGGTAGCCCAACTTGGTGCTGACAAAGAGGGTATTTTTGAAGGTCAGATGTTGATTATTGAAGATGATGAGCTTACAGATACCGTTTTAAATTTCATTAGGCATGAAAATTGCGGTGCTGCTTACGCTGTTTATTTGTCTTTTGAAGAGTTGATTAAGGGTATGGAGGAGTATACTGATGTTTACCTAAAGGAGAGGGCTTCTGATTTCAGAGATATTAGGAATAGGCTTGTTTCAAACATTTTAGGGCAATTGACAGATCTGTCTGAAATTAATCGAGATGTAGTTTTGATTACTGAAGAATTAACTCCTTCTGATACAATGCAGGTTGACTTAAGTTATGTTAAAGGATTTTTGACTACAGTTGGCGGTGAGACTTCCCATGCTGCTATTTTAGCAAGGACGATGGAGTTACCAGCTCTTGTTATGTCTCCCCTAGATATTAGCAACATTAAGGATGGTGATAGGCTGATAATTGATGGACTCTCTTCAATTGTTATTAATAATCCATCAACTAGTGAACTTAATAAGTACATGAATAAAATACTAAAACATAATGAGATGGAGGAGGAGCTTTTTTCATTGAAAAATAAGAATGCAGAGACGAAAGATGGCATTACGATATCTTTAAAGGCTAATATTGGAACTCCTGCGGATATTTCTTATGTTAATAAGTATGGACTTGAGGGGATAGGTCTTTTCAGGACAGAGTTTTTGTATATGGAGTCTGTAAAGCCACCTACAGAGGATGAGCAGTTTGAAGCTTATAAGAGGGTTGTGGAGACTGTTGAGAAAAAGGGCGTCGTTACTATTCGTACTCTTGATATTGGAGGTGATAAAGAAATACCTTATCTGCATTTTCCAAAGGAAGATAATCCCTTTTTGGGGTATCGTGCTCTGAGGATGTACATGGACTATGAAGAGCTAGTGCAGGTTCAGTTTAATGCAATTTTTAGAGCTAGTCATTATGGCAAGGTAAGGATAATGGTGCCTATGCTTACTAGGTACGAGGATATTGATATAATTGAACATTTTGTAGGTAGGGCGAGGGAGAATTTGAGATCTAGGAATTTGCCTTTTGATGAGGATTTGGAAATAGGGTGCATGATAGAGGTACCTTCTGCAGCTTTAATTGCTACTGAGATTTCTAGTAGATTGAAGTTCTTTAGTATTGGGACTAATGATTTGACTCAATATACTTTGGCGGTAGATCGTGGTAATCAGAAGATATCAAATTTATATGATAAGTATAATCCTGCTGTTTTAAGACTAATTAAGAATGTTTTTGATGCTGGGAATAGCTCTGGAATTGATGTGTCTGTTTGTGGTGAGCTTGGGGGAGATGAGGCTGGGGCTTTGATTCTTGTTGGTCTTGGATTTAGGTCTTTAAGTATGGTTCCTAGTGCTTCACTTAGGATTAAATATTTATTAAAGAAATATACAATATCTGAGCTTGGTGAATTAGCTAATAGGGCATTAAATAGTAAATTAGAGTCAGAGACTTTGAAATATTTAGATAAATTTATAGGAGATTAG
- a CDS encoding BAPKO_0422 family outer member beta-barrel protein, translating to MINKKLLFILFLLAELAPEYIFSREILENNSTNTTIENPFNFCSRGKFGFGIFFPFPTGMEFSTKNFDIGIGMIHTSITNLFSKEFMFYIHAHYVFSDLHIVNTVFFFMGVGLFLEIGNTTEIYEQISYSGINYKIGLSIPSGIKYKMLGDNFEINIRTSPSLFIGQTPSKQFVFPIRGDLSVGIKGWIKN from the coding sequence ATGATAAACAAAAAATTATTATTCATACTGTTCTTATTAGCAGAACTCGCCCCTGAGTACATATTTTCAAGAGAAATATTAGAAAATAATTCTACCAATACTACAATCGAAAATCCCTTTAATTTTTGTTCAAGAGGAAAGTTTGGATTCGGGATTTTCTTCCCCTTTCCGACAGGAATGGAATTTAGTACAAAAAATTTTGACATCGGCATAGGGATGATACACACAAGTATTACAAATCTTTTCTCAAAAGAATTCATGTTTTATATACATGCTCATTATGTATTCTCAGATCTACACATTGTAAATACTGTCTTTTTCTTTATGGGCGTTGGCTTGTTTTTAGAAATTGGCAATACTACAGAAATATATGAACAAATATCTTATTCAGGCATTAACTACAAAATTGGTTTATCTATCCCTTCTGGAATAAAATACAAAATGTTAGGCGATAATTTTGAGATCAACATAAGGACCTCCCCGTCCCTTTTTATCGGGCAGACTCCTAGCAAGCAATTCGTATTCCCAATAAGAGGAGATTTATCTGTAGGAATAAAGGGTTGGATTAAAAATTAA
- the gnd gene encoding decarboxylating NADP(+)-dependent phosphogluconate dehydrogenase has protein sequence MDVGVYGLGVMGSSLALNMADNGFDVSVYNRDNERTEVFLINNAHRKISGFKDIESFIKSLEKPRKIILMISSSAVDKVIDQILPLVEKFDIVIDGGNSHYKNTMRREREMFSRDIYFVGLGISGGEEGARTGPSLLYGGSKRAYELVEPILNKIAAKTQSGDVCSAYIGENGAGHYVKMVHNGIEYADMQLISEAYFFMKKAFNLDNLRIAEVFEKWSEGELSSYLVEITSSILKYKENNDYLLDKILDVASQKGTGKWTSIEAFETGVPANLIFESVFARFVSTLKHERVIASDILKMDVGSFEFDLSDWILDLYYALLVSKILAYAQGFMLLKSASVNYSWDLNLGKVSLVWREGCIIRSVFLEKIKLAYDKNPHLINLLFDDYFLEVIKKHHKSLRRIVSKASEIGIPLPVFYASLSFLDSYSTNYLPANLIQAQRDFFGAHKFERLDSKLGEFFHSNWQ, from the coding sequence ATGGATGTTGGTGTTTATGGGTTGGGTGTTATGGGTAGTAGTTTAGCTTTAAATATGGCTGATAATGGGTTTGATGTTTCTGTTTATAATAGAGACAATGAAAGGACTGAAGTTTTTCTTATAAACAATGCTCATAGGAAGATTAGTGGATTTAAAGATATTGAGAGTTTTATTAAAAGTTTAGAAAAACCTAGAAAAATTATTTTAATGATATCAAGCTCAGCTGTGGATAAGGTAATTGATCAAATTCTACCTTTAGTTGAAAAATTTGATATTGTCATTGACGGTGGAAATTCTCATTACAAGAATACTATGAGAAGAGAGAGAGAGATGTTTTCTAGAGATATTTATTTTGTTGGGCTTGGAATTTCAGGGGGTGAGGAGGGCGCTCGGACTGGACCTTCTTTGTTGTATGGGGGTAGCAAAAGGGCTTATGAGTTAGTTGAGCCGATTTTAAACAAGATAGCGGCCAAGACACAGAGTGGGGATGTTTGCTCTGCTTATATTGGTGAGAATGGAGCTGGACATTATGTAAAGATGGTTCATAATGGAATTGAATACGCCGATATGCAACTTATTAGTGAAGCATATTTTTTTATGAAGAAAGCTTTTAACTTAGATAATTTAAGGATTGCAGAAGTGTTTGAAAAGTGGAGTGAGGGAGAGCTTTCTAGTTATTTGGTGGAAATAACATCCAGTATTTTAAAATACAAAGAAAATAATGATTATTTGCTTGATAAGATTTTGGATGTTGCAAGCCAAAAGGGTACTGGGAAATGGACTTCAATTGAGGCTTTTGAGACAGGGGTGCCTGCAAATTTGATTTTTGAGTCTGTGTTTGCTCGGTTTGTTTCCACATTAAAACATGAGAGAGTAATTGCTAGTGACATCCTTAAAATGGATGTGGGTTCATTTGAATTTGATCTTAGTGATTGGATTTTGGATCTTTATTATGCACTTTTGGTTTCAAAGATATTAGCTTATGCTCAGGGTTTTATGTTGCTTAAGTCGGCATCCGTTAATTATAGCTGGGATTTAAACTTGGGAAAAGTTTCTTTGGTTTGGAGAGAGGGCTGCATAATTAGGAGTGTTTTCCTAGAAAAGATTAAATTAGCTTACGATAAAAATCCTCACCTTATCAATTTACTCTTTGATGACTACTTTTTAGAGGTAATCAAGAAGCATCACAAGTCCCTAAGACGAATAGTTTCAAAAGCTAGCGAAATCGGAATACCTTTGCCAGTATTTTATGCAAGTCTTTCGTTTCTGGATTCTTATTCTACTAATTACCTACCAGCCAATCTAATACAGGCTCAGCGAGACTTCTTTGGTGCACATAAGTTTGAAAGGCTGGACTCAAAGCTAGGTGAATTTTTCCATAGTAATTGGCAATAA
- a CDS encoding BAPKO_0422 family outer member beta-barrel protein — MKKIVLILALLLVVLNASAKADGLYTSRGSFAFGVMGPFPFTFQLVLGPNVEIEIGLYNGLKNLFRNISTIFYSLEFITPTYNLLEESSLVDVALGIGLYGMWWLPNWKQTQTVYSSMNVGGRLSFILNFSVSEKLFDIFLKVGPGVNIWGGSFNPAQKWEIFATLGLRFWIV; from the coding sequence GTGAAAAAGATAGTGTTGATTTTAGCCCTGTTGTTGGTTGTACTTAACGCCTCAGCAAAAGCAGACGGCTTGTATACAAGTCGGGGGTCCTTTGCTTTTGGAGTAATGGGACCTTTCCCATTTACATTTCAGTTGGTCTTGGGCCCCAACGTTGAAATAGAGATTGGACTTTACAATGGGTTGAAGAATTTGTTTCGAAATATCAGCACAATATTTTACTCTTTGGAGTTTATTACCCCTACATACAATTTGCTAGAGGAATCCAGTCTAGTAGATGTTGCACTTGGTATTGGTCTATATGGTATGTGGTGGTTACCAAATTGGAAGCAAACTCAAACAGTTTATAGCTCGATGAATGTTGGGGGGCGCCTGTCTTTCATACTAAATTTCTCAGTTAGTGAAAAATTATTTGATATTTTTTTAAAAGTAGGACCCGGTGTCAACATTTGGGGTGGAAGTTTCAATCCAGCTCAAAAATGGGAAATATTTGCAACTCTGGGGCTTAGGTTTTGGATTGTATAA
- a CDS encoding HPr family phosphocarrier protein — translation MVKKEATIRAINGLHVRPASTFVKKAKEYASDITVEADGKSVSGKSLFRLQTLELSSGKKVLVCADGDDEERAAAELSELIESFKE, via the coding sequence ATGGTAAAAAAAGAAGCTACTATTAGAGCTATTAATGGCTTGCATGTAAGGCCGGCGTCGACTTTTGTGAAAAAGGCGAAAGAGTATGCTAGTGATATAACTGTGGAGGCTGATGGGAAATCTGTTAGTGGGAAGAGCTTATTTCGTTTGCAAACCTTGGAATTGTCTTCTGGTAAGAAGGTTTTGGTTTGTGCTGATGGGGATGATGAGGAGAGGGCTGCTGCTGAGCTTTCTGAACTCATTGAGTCTTTTAAAGAATAA
- the crr gene encoding PTS glucose transporter subunit IIA translates to MGFLDFFKKVATLDLIAPVSGKVVSIDKVPDEAFAEKIVGDGVAIVPTGSELVAPCDGTIGKIFKTNHAFSLETKEGVEIFVHFGINTLNLNGKGFTRVAEEGVGVKQGDVVIRLDLDYLKAHAESVVTPVVIANSDEVSSIEYVFGKFDDGSEYILPSSTSLTEDIRNKISQTKPVEAGKDLVLRVKK, encoded by the coding sequence ATGGGGTTTTTAGATTTTTTTAAAAAGGTCGCTACTTTGGATTTAATAGCACCTGTTAGTGGGAAGGTTGTTTCAATCGATAAAGTTCCGGACGAGGCTTTTGCTGAAAAAATAGTTGGTGATGGGGTTGCTATTGTTCCTACGGGTAGTGAGTTAGTTGCACCTTGTGATGGGACTATTGGTAAGATTTTCAAGACAAATCACGCTTTTAGTCTTGAAACTAAAGAAGGCGTTGAAATTTTTGTTCACTTTGGTATTAATACACTTAATTTGAATGGAAAGGGGTTTACAAGGGTTGCTGAAGAAGGGGTGGGCGTGAAGCAGGGAGATGTTGTTATTAGGCTTGATCTTGACTATTTAAAGGCTCATGCAGAATCAGTGGTTACTCCTGTTGTTATTGCGAATTCTGATGAGGTTTCAAGTATTGAGTACGTATTCGGTAAGTTTGATGATGGTTCTGAGTATATTTTACCTTCTTCTACTTCTTTAACAGAAGATATCAGAAATAAGATATCCCAGACCAAACCCGTTGAGGCTGGCAAGGATCTAGTTCTTAGAGTTAAAAAATAA